A genome region from Bacteroides stercoris ATCC 43183 includes the following:
- a CDS encoding porin family protein, with the protein MKKHHFICTIAVLLAMVANVQAQEERNKSLINSYLHGWEYNIKAGFNIGGTSPIPLPKEIRKIDSYAPGIAIAIEGNATKWFDEKKKWGLTLGLRLENKNMTTEATVKNYGMKIINTNGGELAGLWTGGVKTKVKNSYLTIPILADYRISKRWIVSAGPYFSYLLEGNFSGHVYEGHLRTPDQTGSKVEFTGESIATYDFSNELRKFQWGIQFGGEWKAFKHLTVHADVTWGLNNIFQKDFDTITFNMYPIYLNLGFGYAF; encoded by the coding sequence TGGTAGCCAACGTACAGGCACAAGAAGAGAGAAACAAAAGTCTTATCAACTCCTATCTGCACGGTTGGGAATACAACATTAAAGCCGGATTCAATATCGGCGGTACATCTCCCATTCCCCTGCCCAAGGAGATACGCAAGATAGACAGCTACGCACCGGGAATCGCCATTGCCATCGAAGGTAATGCCACCAAGTGGTTCGACGAAAAGAAAAAGTGGGGACTTACCCTGGGACTGCGGTTGGAGAACAAGAACATGACTACCGAAGCCACCGTAAAGAACTACGGTATGAAAATCATCAATACCAACGGCGGAGAGCTGGCAGGTCTTTGGACGGGTGGAGTCAAAACCAAAGTGAAAAACTCCTATCTCACCATTCCCATCCTTGCCGACTACCGCATCAGCAAGCGCTGGATAGTATCGGCAGGTCCGTACTTCTCCTATCTGCTGGAAGGCAACTTCTCCGGACACGTGTACGAGGGTCACTTGCGCACACCCGACCAGACCGGTTCCAAAGTGGAGTTTACCGGTGAAAGCATCGCAACTTACGATTTCTCCAACGAGTTGCGTAAGTTCCAGTGGGGTATCCAATTTGGGGGCGAATGGAAAGCGTTCAAGCATCTCACCGTGCATGCCGATGTAACGTGGGGATTAAACAATATCTTCCAGAAAGACTTCGATACGATAACGTTTAATATGTATCCTATCTATCTGAACTTAGGATTTGGGTATGCATTCTAA